From Providencia sp. R33, a single genomic window includes:
- a CDS encoding YeiH family protein — translation MDKSDVHTLNQNSFHPILKLLPGLILAGILTAIAIYLGDQSWFMDIGLGALTLAILLGIVVGNTFYPAASQSCDAGVKFAKHYFLRAGIILYGFRLTFQQITDVGATGVIIDALTLTSTFLLAYWLGKKVFGLDDETTILIGAGSSICGAAAVMATEPVVKASASKVAVAVSTVVIFGTICIFVYPWIYQLNAHFGWFPATQETFGIYIGSTVHEVAQVVAAGHTIGTDAENASVIAKMIRVMMLAPFLIILSAFLSRKAAAKNGSSAEKSKITIPWFAVFFILVAGFNSLHLLPEALVQQIIVLDTVLLAMAMVALGLTTHVSAIRQAGIKPLLMALILFAWLIVGGLLINLLIQNIF, via the coding sequence ATGGATAAAAGCGACGTTCATACCCTAAATCAAAATAGCTTTCACCCTATTTTGAAATTATTACCAGGGCTTATTTTAGCTGGTATTTTAACCGCCATCGCCATCTACCTTGGTGACCAATCATGGTTTATGGATATAGGTTTAGGTGCGTTAACACTCGCCATCTTATTGGGGATTGTTGTGGGGAACACCTTTTACCCAGCCGCAAGTCAATCTTGTGATGCAGGCGTCAAATTCGCCAAACACTATTTTTTACGTGCGGGGATCATACTTTACGGCTTTCGTTTAACGTTCCAACAAATTACTGATGTGGGCGCTACAGGGGTTATTATCGATGCATTGACCCTAACTTCGACCTTCTTATTAGCCTACTGGTTAGGAAAAAAAGTCTTTGGCTTAGATGATGAAACGACCATTTTGATCGGCGCAGGTAGCAGTATTTGTGGTGCAGCAGCAGTCATGGCAACAGAGCCTGTAGTAAAAGCTTCAGCGAGTAAAGTCGCCGTCGCCGTTTCTACTGTCGTCATTTTCGGTACAATTTGTATCTTTGTTTACCCTTGGATTTACCAATTAAATGCACATTTTGGCTGGTTCCCAGCGACCCAAGAAACATTCGGCATTTATATTGGATCAACCGTGCATGAAGTTGCACAAGTGGTTGCCGCAGGCCATACCATTGGTACCGATGCAGAAAATGCGTCTGTTATTGCAAAAATGATCAGAGTTATGATGCTTGCGCCATTTTTAATTATTTTATCCGCATTTTTAAGCCGTAAAGCGGCGGCAAAAAACGGCAGTTCAGCGGAAAAAAGCAAAATTACCATCCCTTGGTTTGCTGTATTCTTTATCTTAGTGGCTGGGTTTAACTCATTACATTTATTGCCAGAAGCGTTAGTCCAGCAAATCATCGTGTTAGATACGGTTTTACTTGCGATGGCAATGGTTGCGTTAGGTTTAACCACTCATGTCAGCGCAATCCGCCAAGCAGGCATTAAACCATTATTAATGGCATTGATTTTATTTGCTTGGTTAATCGTTGGTGGTTTATTAATTAATCTCTTGATACAAAATATCTTTTAA
- the yieE gene encoding DNA-binding transcriptional regulator YeiE: protein MRITLRQLEVFTEVLKSGSTTQASQLLALSQSAVSASLTDLEGQLGVQLFDRVGKRLVTNEHGRLLYPKALALLEQGAEVEQLFKKEMGAVRLAASTTIGNYMLPEILAGYRHDHPDIPLELFISNTEEVIKAVMEFRVDVGLIEGVCHSPELISKPWLKDELVVFASPKNPLANKKVTLKELRDAPWILRERGSGTRDVLDQLLFAHLPGFHILMELGNSEAIKHAVRFGMGISCLSRRVIAEQLDNGTLVELEVDELQLERTLYLIYHRQKHLSNAITNLLAYCN, encoded by the coding sequence ATGCGAATAACACTTAGGCAACTTGAGGTTTTTACAGAAGTATTAAAAAGTGGCTCCACGACGCAAGCATCTCAATTATTAGCGCTGTCCCAATCTGCGGTCAGTGCGTCGCTAACGGATTTAGAAGGTCAACTTGGCGTTCAGCTTTTTGACCGTGTGGGTAAACGACTTGTTACAAACGAGCATGGAAGGCTTCTTTATCCCAAAGCATTAGCTTTATTAGAGCAAGGGGCAGAAGTCGAGCAACTATTCAAAAAAGAGATGGGTGCTGTGCGTCTGGCAGCGAGTACCACGATCGGTAACTACATGTTGCCTGAGATTTTAGCGGGGTACCGGCATGACCACCCAGATATCCCTTTAGAGCTTTTTATTAGCAATACAGAAGAAGTCATTAAAGCAGTGATGGAATTTCGGGTAGATGTGGGACTCATCGAAGGGGTTTGTCATAGCCCTGAACTGATTTCGAAGCCTTGGTTGAAAGATGAGCTGGTAGTATTTGCTTCACCGAAAAATCCGTTAGCGAATAAAAAAGTGACATTAAAAGAACTTAGAGACGCACCGTGGATTTTACGTGAGCGAGGCTCAGGTACTCGAGATGTCCTTGACCAACTGCTTTTTGCTCATCTCCCAGGCTTTCATATTTTAATGGAGCTAGGTAATTCAGAGGCGATTAAACATGCCGTGCGTTTTGGTATGGGGATAAGCTGTTTATCAAGACGAGTAATCGCAGAGCAACTGGACAATGGTACCCTAGTTGAGCTTGAGGTTGATGAGCTGCAGTTGGAAAGAACGTTGTATTTGATTTACCACCGTCAAAAGCACCTTTCGAATGCGATTACTAACTTGTTAGCCTACTGTAATTAA
- a CDS encoding amino acid permease produces the protein MSEQHTNTITQDRPQKLRRELKARHLAMIAIGGSIGTGLFVASGATVAQAGPGGALLSYAIIGLMVYFLMTSLGELAAYMPVSGSFATYGAKYVDEGFGFALGWNYWYNWAVTIAVDLVAAQLVMTYWFPDTPGWIWSAIFLAIIFLLNFISVKGFGEAEYWFSLIKVTTVIVFIIVGVLMIFGIMNGAENAGWHNWEIGDAPFAGGFSAMIGVAMIVGFSFQGTELIGIAAGESKDPAKNIPKAVRKVFWRILLFYIFAILIISLIIPYTDPNLLRNDVKDISVSPFTLVFENAGLLSAAAVMNAVILTAVLSAGNSGMYASTRMLYTLAREGKAPRIFARLSKGGVPRYALLATTVVAGLCFLSSMFGNQTVYLWLLNTSGMTGFIAWLGIAISHYRFRRGYIAQGKDLNDLPYRSGFFPIGPIFAFILCLTITLGQNYQAFLEDNIDWIGVTATYIGLPLFLAIWFGYKIAKKTTFIRYKDMSFPSYRENLNK, from the coding sequence ATGTCAGAACAACATACCAATACTATCACGCAAGACCGACCACAAAAGTTGCGCCGTGAATTAAAAGCGCGTCACCTTGCGATGATTGCTATCGGTGGCTCTATCGGTACCGGTTTATTTGTGGCATCGGGTGCAACCGTTGCACAAGCAGGCCCCGGAGGGGCACTACTCTCTTATGCCATAATCGGCTTAATGGTCTATTTCTTAATGACGAGCTTGGGCGAGTTAGCTGCCTATATGCCAGTTTCAGGCTCATTCGCCACTTATGGCGCGAAATACGTTGATGAAGGTTTTGGTTTCGCATTAGGTTGGAACTACTGGTACAACTGGGCGGTCACTATTGCGGTTGACTTAGTTGCGGCACAATTAGTGATGACCTATTGGTTCCCTGATACTCCAGGTTGGATTTGGAGTGCCATCTTCCTTGCTATCATTTTCTTACTGAACTTCATTTCTGTTAAAGGTTTTGGTGAAGCAGAATATTGGTTCTCGCTTATCAAAGTCACCACGGTGATTGTTTTTATCATCGTGGGTGTCCTGATGATTTTTGGCATCATGAATGGTGCGGAAAATGCAGGCTGGCATAACTGGGAAATTGGTGATGCGCCATTTGCAGGTGGTTTCTCTGCCATGATTGGTGTGGCAATGATTGTTGGGTTCTCCTTCCAAGGTACTGAGTTAATTGGTATTGCAGCGGGTGAGTCAAAAGACCCTGCTAAAAATATTCCTAAAGCAGTGCGTAAAGTATTCTGGCGTATCCTATTGTTCTATATCTTTGCCATCTTAATTATTAGTTTGATCATTCCTTATACTGATCCTAACTTGCTGCGTAACGATGTTAAAGATATCAGCGTGAGTCCATTTACCTTAGTATTTGAAAACGCAGGGTTATTATCAGCAGCGGCGGTGATGAATGCGGTTATCTTGACGGCGGTATTGTCTGCAGGTAACTCTGGGATGTATGCATCAACTCGTATGCTGTACACCTTAGCACGTGAAGGCAAAGCGCCACGCATATTTGCGCGTTTATCGAAAGGCGGCGTACCACGTTATGCATTATTAGCCACGACAGTTGTTGCGGGTCTGTGCTTCTTAAGTTCTATGTTTGGTAACCAAACGGTCTATCTATGGCTATTGAATACTTCAGGGATGACAGGGTTTATTGCATGGCTAGGCATTGCCATCAGCCATTACCGCTTCCGTAGAGGGTATATCGCTCAAGGTAAAGACCTCAATGACTTGCCTTACCGTTCTGGTTTCTTCCCAATTGGGCCAATTTTTGCCTTTATTTTGTGTTTGACTATAACACTGGGCCAGAACTACCAAGCCTTCTTAGAAGATAATATTGATTGGATTGGCGTTACAGCAACGTATATTGGTCTCCCGCTCTTTTTAGCCATTTGGTTTGGTTATAAAATTGCCAAGAAAACAACCTTTATTCGCTATAAAGATATGAGTTTTCCAAGCTACCGCGAGAATTTAAATAAATAA
- a CDS encoding ABC transporter substrate-binding protein, which yields MSSVAKKSVARSVVKGIGLALLASASLSAWSATVTDIAGRTVEVPDNVNRILLGEGRLFSAVALLEGDKPIERIVGWQGDLRKLDPQTYAAYKAKFPAIDNIPLIGNTSADSVSSEKVLTLNPDIAIFGLSGHGPGKNSELVNQLEKAGVPVVFVDFRDNPLKNTLPSMRLLGKALNREQVANKYVDFYERNQKLVTNITSKIPEDKKPSVFIELRAGAFEDCCGTAGDGNMGNFIDLAGGKNIAKGVLPGALGTMNLEKIIAADPNIYIATGAKAPGSKDAGVQLGAQSTVNDAKDSLKKITERKGISSLSAIKDKQDYAIWHNYYNSPYNVIATQVFAKWFYPEQFSGLDPQKTLEELHREFLAVEPTGVYWVSEK from the coding sequence ATGTCGTCGGTAGCCAAGAAGTCTGTAGCTAGGTCGGTAGTAAAGGGAATAGGTTTAGCGTTATTAGCGAGTGCCAGTTTGAGCGCTTGGTCAGCAACGGTGACTGACATTGCAGGTCGAACCGTTGAAGTACCGGATAATGTTAACCGTATTTTACTTGGTGAAGGCCGCTTATTCAGCGCGGTTGCTCTACTCGAAGGTGATAAACCCATTGAGCGCATTGTGGGGTGGCAAGGTGATTTACGCAAATTAGACCCACAAACTTATGCGGCTTACAAAGCTAAATTCCCCGCGATTGATAATATCCCATTGATTGGAAACACCAGTGCAGACAGCGTCAGCTCTGAGAAAGTCCTCACGTTGAACCCTGACATTGCTATCTTTGGTTTATCAGGTCACGGGCCGGGTAAAAACAGCGAACTAGTTAATCAATTGGAAAAAGCGGGAGTACCCGTTGTATTTGTCGATTTTAGGGATAATCCATTAAAAAATACGCTGCCAAGTATGCGTTTGTTAGGTAAAGCATTAAATCGTGAGCAAGTTGCAAATAAATATGTAGATTTCTATGAAAGAAATCAAAAGCTTGTTACGAATATCACGTCAAAAATCCCTGAAGACAAAAAGCCAAGTGTCTTTATTGAATTACGTGCAGGCGCCTTTGAAGATTGTTGTGGCACCGCAGGTGATGGCAATATGGGGAATTTTATTGATTTAGCGGGTGGCAAAAATATCGCGAAAGGAGTTTTACCGGGCGCATTGGGCACCATGAATTTAGAAAAAATCATTGCGGCTGACCCGAATATTTACATTGCAACTGGCGCAAAAGCGCCGGGCAGTAAAGATGCTGGCGTACAATTAGGTGCGCAAAGCACAGTGAATGACGCCAAAGATAGCCTGAAAAAGATAACAGAACGCAAAGGTATTAGCTCATTATCGGCAATTAAAGATAAGCAAGATTATGCTATCTGGCACAATTACTATAATTCGCCTTACAACGTCATTGCGACACAAGTTTTCGCCAAGTGGTTCTATCCTGAACAGTTTTCAGGCCTTGATCCACAAAAAACACTGGAAGAACTGCACAGAGAATTTCTTGCTGTCGAGCCAACTGGTGTATATTGGGTCAGCGAAAAGTAA
- a CDS encoding FecCD family ABC transporter permease → MSITSEPLTAVEQTAKQADDGVKQHYQSMLRRRFTWIVVIIAAILLSLVIDFTLGPSGLSLERLWQTLMTPEAVDAGTRVIVWDIRLPYALMAVVIGMSLGLAGAEMQTILNNPLASPFTLGVSNAAAFGAALAIVSGIAIPGVPDQWVISANAFIFALLAALMLDAVTRWTRVATSGVVLFGIALVFTFNALVSMMQFIATEDTLQGLVFWTMGSLSKATWVKLGVMALVFALIFPIAMMSSWKLTALRLGEDRAISFGIDVRRLRLTTLLRISILSALAVAFVGPIAFIGLVAPHIARLIFGEDHRFYLPASALIGALILSMASIASKNIIPGVIIPVGIVTSLVGVPFFLSIILRHRGNVS, encoded by the coding sequence ATGAGTATTACAAGCGAGCCACTAACAGCGGTGGAACAAACCGCTAAACAGGCTGATGATGGTGTAAAACAACATTACCAAAGTATGTTGCGCCGTCGTTTTACATGGATTGTGGTAATTATTGCGGCAATTTTATTGTCGCTAGTTATTGATTTTACATTAGGGCCATCGGGTTTATCACTAGAACGGTTATGGCAAACCTTGATGACGCCTGAAGCGGTTGATGCAGGAACCCGTGTGATTGTATGGGACATTCGTTTGCCTTACGCCTTGATGGCGGTGGTTATCGGAATGTCTCTGGGGTTAGCTGGCGCAGAAATGCAGACCATATTGAATAACCCACTAGCAAGCCCATTTACACTTGGGGTTTCTAATGCGGCGGCATTTGGTGCTGCACTCGCTATTGTGTCGGGGATTGCAATTCCGGGCGTTCCTGACCAGTGGGTGATTTCTGCGAACGCATTTATTTTTGCCTTATTAGCGGCATTAATGTTGGATGCCGTCACCCGTTGGACTCGTGTTGCAACATCGGGCGTGGTTTTATTTGGTATCGCGTTAGTGTTTACCTTTAATGCATTGGTTTCGATGATGCAATTCATCGCGACAGAAGACACGTTACAAGGCCTTGTATTCTGGACGATGGGAAGCCTATCAAAAGCAACGTGGGTGAAATTAGGTGTAATGGCACTGGTTTTTGCATTGATTTTCCCGATTGCCATGATGAGCTCTTGGAAATTGACGGCATTAAGGCTGGGCGAAGACAGGGCGATTAGTTTTGGTATTGATGTTCGCCGTTTAAGACTGACCACATTATTACGGATCAGTATCTTATCTGCGTTAGCGGTGGCATTTGTTGGGCCGATAGCGTTTATTGGTTTAGTCGCACCGCACATTGCTCGCTTAATTTTTGGTGAAGATCACCGCTTTTATTTACCTGCAAGTGCATTAATTGGTGCGTTGATATTATCGATGGCTTCAATTGCCTCGAAGAACATTATCCCAGGCGTGATTATTCCTGTGGGTATTGTGACCTCATTAGTGGGCGTCCCGTTCTTCTTAAGTATTATTTTGCGTCATCGAGGTAACGTATCATGA
- a CDS encoding ABC transporter ATP-binding protein, producing MMSGLIINQFNAGYPKRAVIENLTTDVLPRGKITVLLGPNGSGKSTLLRSLAGLNKATGQLLLDGLDLTQQNFAQRAQNVVYLPQTLPAGVHLYVLESVIVAQRASGGLSNENNKDEVMHLLRQLGIEHLALSYLDQLSGGQKQLVGLAQSLIRQPNLLLLDEPLSALDLNYQYHVMDLVAKETKRRNIITVVVVHDINIALKHAEHVLMLKQGKLIAQGEPAEVITPESLAEVYGVRGRIERCSQGVPQVLIDGLVDKLAS from the coding sequence ATCATGAGTGGCCTGATTATTAACCAATTTAATGCGGGCTACCCAAAACGCGCAGTGATTGAGAACTTGACAACGGATGTACTGCCAAGGGGAAAAATCACTGTATTGCTTGGCCCAAATGGCAGTGGTAAATCGACGTTATTACGTTCGTTAGCGGGGCTGAATAAAGCCACTGGTCAATTATTGTTGGATGGTTTGGACTTAACGCAGCAAAATTTTGCCCAGCGTGCTCAGAATGTGGTGTATTTACCCCAAACTTTGCCTGCGGGAGTACATCTGTATGTTTTAGAGTCAGTGATTGTTGCACAACGTGCTTCTGGCGGTTTAAGCAATGAAAACAATAAAGACGAAGTGATGCACTTATTGCGCCAATTAGGTATTGAACATCTGGCGTTAAGTTATTTAGATCAGCTTTCAGGTGGACAGAAACAACTAGTGGGTTTGGCTCAATCATTAATTCGCCAACCCAACTTATTATTATTGGATGAGCCACTGAGCGCGCTAGATTTAAATTATCAATATCATGTTATGGATTTAGTGGCGAAAGAAACTAAACGCCGAAATATTATTACGGTCGTCGTGGTTCACGATATTAATATCGCATTGAAACACGCGGAACATGTATTAATGTTAAAACAAGGCAAGTTAATTGCCCAAGGTGAACCTGCCGAAGTAATTACGCCAGAAAGCCTTGCCGAGGTCTATGGTGTAAGAGGGCGCATTGAACGTTGCTCCCAAGGTGTACCGCAAGTATTGATTGACGGGCTGGTGGACAAACTCGCGAGTTAA
- a CDS encoding ligand-gated channel protein has translation MVVFNKRKVAISIIAAIAASPAFADDSKDKIYVTTASGYQQKIEDAPASISVVTREQLETKAYRDVTDALKDVPGVLVTGGGSSSDISIRGMDAKYTMILIDGKRVDTRSTRPNSDNSGVEQGWLPPLPAIERIEVVRGPMSSLYGSDAIGGVINIITRRVQQEWTTSLRADTTITERKNSGNTGQGSFYTSGPLVDGLLGAKFQGQYSHRGEDKNEGGFNRQIMTSGGGTLSLTPDDKNTFDLDFKKDNQHRDSRFGYSRPSTSKEANLEKFENTHAALTHYGVYDGISTDTYIQHDESKNIGRKMKAQDTTIRNQSVFLLGDHSLSIGGQYRKEKLEGSDNKLAATHGASNERDRYSWALFAEDEWLMTNDFALTGGLRMDKDENYGTHWTPRVYGVWHADEQWTIKGGVSTGYKAPDLRQSSANWGQATGGNAGNAVIYGNPDLKPEKSITEEIGVIWNNQDNITAGITIYNTDFKDKITEVRRCEKDNPNLRECSVDLDGPGDNGKDPYRFISDRKNVDKARMRGVELTFNWGILDNLDFAANYTYTDTEQKSGVNKGKPLNKQPKHMANTTLTWETTEDLQTWSRMNFRGKTSDYQGRGEKMNNGTPSYALFDLGASYKLNKNANLVGGVYNVLDRRIDSEGYGAELEGRRYNIGINYNF, from the coding sequence ATGGTTGTTTTTAATAAAAGAAAAGTGGCGATTAGCATTATTGCCGCCATCGCTGCGTCGCCTGCATTTGCTGATGATAGTAAAGATAAAATCTATGTGACAACAGCGTCAGGTTATCAACAAAAAATTGAAGATGCACCAGCATCTATTTCTGTTGTGACGCGCGAACAACTTGAAACGAAAGCTTACCGTGATGTGACCGATGCGCTAAAAGATGTACCGGGTGTTTTAGTGACAGGTGGCGGAAGCAGCTCAGATATTAGTATTCGTGGTATGGATGCAAAATACACAATGATCCTGATCGACGGTAAACGTGTTGATACCCGTAGTACGCGTCCAAATAGTGATAATTCTGGCGTAGAGCAAGGCTGGTTACCGCCATTGCCAGCGATTGAACGTATTGAAGTGGTACGAGGACCAATGTCATCACTTTATGGTTCAGATGCGATCGGCGGTGTTATCAATATTATCACCCGTCGTGTACAACAAGAATGGACGACCAGTTTACGTGCAGATACCACAATTACAGAACGTAAAAATTCAGGTAATACAGGGCAAGGCAGTTTCTATACATCGGGACCACTAGTTGATGGTTTATTAGGTGCTAAATTCCAAGGTCAATATTCCCATCGTGGCGAAGATAAAAATGAAGGTGGATTTAATCGCCAAATTATGACGAGTGGCGGCGGTACACTATCACTGACACCAGATGATAAAAATACCTTTGATTTAGACTTTAAAAAAGATAACCAGCACCGTGACTCTCGATTTGGTTATTCAAGACCAAGTACATCCAAGGAGGCGAACCTTGAAAAATTTGAAAACACCCATGCAGCCTTAACCCATTACGGTGTCTATGATGGCATCTCTACTGATACTTATATTCAGCATGACGAATCTAAGAATATTGGTCGTAAGATGAAAGCGCAAGATACGACTATCCGTAATCAAAGCGTCTTTCTATTAGGTGACCATAGTTTAAGTATAGGTGGCCAGTATCGTAAAGAAAAATTAGAAGGTAGTGATAATAAACTGGCTGCAACTCACGGTGCATCAAATGAACGTGATAGATACAGTTGGGCTTTATTTGCTGAAGATGAGTGGTTAATGACCAATGACTTTGCGTTAACAGGCGGTCTTCGTATGGATAAGGACGAAAACTACGGTACGCATTGGACACCACGTGTTTATGGTGTATGGCATGCAGATGAGCAATGGACAATTAAAGGTGGTGTTTCTACGGGGTATAAAGCACCTGATTTACGCCAATCTTCAGCAAATTGGGGGCAGGCAACAGGTGGAAATGCAGGAAATGCAGTTATCTATGGTAACCCTGATTTGAAGCCAGAAAAAAGTATCACAGAAGAGATTGGGGTAATTTGGAATAACCAAGACAATATTACTGCGGGTATTACTATCTATAATACGGACTTTAAAGATAAAATTACTGAAGTTAGACGTTGTGAAAAAGACAACCCAAATTTAAGAGAATGTAGTGTTGATCTTGATGGTCCAGGTGATAACGGTAAAGATCCATACAGATTTATTAGCGACAGAAAAAATGTGGATAAAGCCAGAATGCGTGGTGTTGAGTTAACATTTAATTGGGGTATTTTAGATAACTTAGATTTTGCAGCGAACTATACTTACACAGATACGGAACAAAAAAGTGGTGTAAATAAAGGCAAGCCATTAAATAAACAGCCTAAACATATGGCGAATACTACCTTGACTTGGGAAACAACTGAAGACTTGCAAACTTGGTCGCGCATGAACTTCCGTGGTAAAACCTCAGACTATCAAGGTCGTGGTGAAAAAATGAATAATGGTACGCCATCATATGCATTGTTTGATTTAGGGGCGAGCTACAAATTAAACAAAAATGCGAATTTAGTTGGTGGTGTTTATAACGTATTAGATCGTCGTATTGATTCTGAGGGTTATGGCGCAGAGCTTGAAGGCCGCCGTTATAATATCGGCATCAACTATAATTTCTAA